Proteins encoded within one genomic window of Amorphoplanes friuliensis DSM 7358:
- a CDS encoding VOC family protein, with protein sequence MTEPISAGQFHAADGVEDWRSLYHVVTAYFPTGSLRRGIALADRIGQVLGEADEQDVTIDLRHSGVTVSLRRRDADLARRISAAAAGLGLTADPAAVQVVNITLDALTGADVLPFWRAVLGYGQIGDDYLYDPARRGPGFGLQQMTAARPDRNRMHVDVAVPHDQAEARVAAALAAGGHLVSDEHAPRWWTLADPEGNEACIATWLAPRRT encoded by the coding sequence ATGACTGAGCCGATCAGCGCCGGGCAGTTCCACGCCGCCGACGGGGTCGAGGACTGGCGGTCGCTCTATCACGTGGTCACGGCGTACTTCCCCACCGGATCGCTCAGGCGCGGCATCGCGCTCGCCGACCGGATAGGCCAGGTCCTCGGTGAGGCCGACGAGCAGGACGTCACCATCGACCTGCGCCACAGCGGAGTGACCGTGAGCCTGCGCCGGCGCGACGCCGACCTGGCCCGCCGGATCTCGGCTGCCGCCGCCGGGCTGGGCCTGACCGCCGACCCGGCCGCCGTGCAGGTCGTCAACATCACCCTCGACGCCCTCACCGGAGCGGACGTCCTGCCGTTCTGGCGAGCAGTGCTGGGCTACGGACAGATCGGCGACGACTACCTGTACGACCCGGCCCGCCGCGGCCCCGGCTTCGGGCTGCAGCAGATGACCGCGGCACGCCCCGACCGCAACCGCATGCACGTCGACGTCGCCGTCCCGCACGACCAGGCCGAAGCCCGCGTCGCCGCCGCCCTGGCCGCCGGTGGTCACCTGGTCTCCGACGAGCACGCACCCCGGTGGTGGACCCTGGCCGACCCCGAAGGCAACGAAGCCTGCATCGCCACCTGGCTCGCCCCACGGCGCACGTAG
- a CDS encoding maleylpyruvate isomerase family mycothiol-dependent enzyme, whose translation MEKNLEFADLLRLMEERTTAFRAAVAAAPSLDAQVPTCPEWTLFDLVQHLGEGRRRWAGIVAAGPADAQPPFSPPPPPREREALLDWFTASTEQLQTALREAGPDRGCWTWWGESQSPRTTGAVARHQLQQVAVHTYDAQVTIGAPQPLPEDVALDGVDEFLTTCVATTAAWPHEPAIVDYHATEGPSWRLWFTAEGAKTARLSTPIADPDPEMAYVSARGTANELVMFFYDRIQMDSVKVEGDTRVFDQLIAWEPEV comes from the coding sequence GTGGAAAAGAATCTGGAGTTCGCCGACCTGCTGCGGCTGATGGAAGAACGAACAACCGCGTTCCGGGCGGCGGTCGCCGCGGCACCCAGCCTCGACGCGCAAGTACCGACCTGCCCCGAATGGACGTTGTTCGACCTGGTGCAGCACCTCGGCGAAGGCCGCCGCCGCTGGGCCGGCATCGTGGCCGCCGGCCCCGCCGACGCCCAGCCCCCCTTCTCTCCCCCGCCGCCGCCCCGCGAGCGCGAGGCCCTGCTGGACTGGTTCACCGCGTCGACAGAGCAGCTGCAGACCGCACTGCGGGAGGCCGGCCCCGACCGTGGTTGCTGGACGTGGTGGGGCGAGTCGCAGTCGCCGCGCACCACCGGCGCCGTGGCCCGCCACCAGCTCCAGCAGGTCGCCGTCCACACGTACGACGCCCAGGTCACCATCGGCGCCCCGCAGCCCCTGCCGGAAGACGTCGCCCTCGACGGCGTCGACGAGTTCCTGACCACCTGCGTCGCCACGACGGCCGCGTGGCCGCACGAGCCCGCGATCGTCGACTACCACGCCACCGAAGGCCCCTCCTGGCGTCTCTGGTTCACCGCCGAAGGCGCAAAGACCGCCCGCCTCTCCACACCGATCGCCGACCCCGACCCGGAAATGGCCTACGTCTCCGCCCGCGGCACGGCCAACGAGCTGGTCATGTTCTTCTACGACCGCATCCAGATGGACTCGGTCAAGGTCGAAGGCGACACCCGCGTCTTCGACCAGCTGATCGCCTGGGAACCAGAGGTCTAA
- a CDS encoding lysophospholipid acyltransferase family protein, whose amino-acid sequence MEASWRVPWVWRALLRFSRILVPMFCRLRVSGEVPAELRHGPLILAANHVSPVDPIVMTAACSIAHVAPRFMATGGLFDAPVAGWAMRKAGHLRVDRHTAQVAQALPDAAEALRAGSVVLVYPEGRIGLDPWMWPERGKTGVARMAAASGAPVIPVAQWDTHRVLPYAAPVGLAKSVLLALWHRPVVQVRFGEPVDLSGLTGTAGAQAMQATDRIVEGIARTLVPLRRDELETPLFVDTTRPPDTSRVRRTRSAGLEQR is encoded by the coding sequence ATGGAAGCGTCATGGCGGGTGCCCTGGGTGTGGCGGGCGTTGCTCAGGTTCTCCCGGATCCTCGTGCCGATGTTCTGCCGGCTGCGGGTGTCCGGGGAGGTCCCGGCCGAGCTGCGGCACGGCCCGCTGATCCTCGCGGCCAACCACGTCAGCCCGGTCGACCCGATCGTGATGACCGCGGCGTGCAGCATCGCGCACGTCGCGCCGCGGTTCATGGCCACCGGCGGGCTCTTCGACGCCCCCGTCGCCGGCTGGGCCATGCGCAAGGCCGGGCACCTGCGCGTCGACCGGCACACCGCCCAGGTCGCGCAGGCGCTGCCCGACGCCGCCGAGGCGCTGCGGGCCGGATCGGTGGTGCTGGTCTACCCGGAGGGCCGCATCGGACTCGACCCGTGGATGTGGCCCGAACGTGGCAAGACCGGCGTGGCCCGCATGGCGGCGGCGTCCGGGGCGCCCGTGATCCCGGTCGCGCAGTGGGACACCCACCGGGTGCTGCCGTACGCCGCACCGGTCGGCCTGGCCAAGTCCGTGCTGCTGGCCCTGTGGCACCGGCCCGTCGTGCAGGTCCGCTTCGGTGAACCCGTCGACCTGAGCGGCCTCACCGGCACGGCCGGCGCGCAGGCGATGCAGGCCACCGACCGCATCGTCGAGGGCATCGCCCGCACCCTGGTGCCGCTGCGCCGCGACGAGCTCGAGACACCGCTGTTCGTCGACACGACCCGCCCGCCCGACACCTCCCGGGTCCGGCGCACCCGCTCAGCCGGGCTTGAGCAGCGCTAA
- a CDS encoding dynamin family protein gives MKAGKSTLVNALIGRRVAPTAVGECTRVVTRFRYGPADRVDVVRRDGTRSSLPLGDDGMIPQRLGVGAAQVAYVDVMLTSEKLRDLTVVDTPGLASTDTQVSARAAAELGETTAPFDADIDADSASEVAAAEAVVYVFTQAVRADDVRALEAFRTSSARLASSPINALGVFGKIDTLVGGAGDPWPVAGPLAEQQAALLARTVSEVVPVVGLLAETGEAGRLTAADCAALKELSVLPAAELRVLLASVDLFRTRPGPVGAQRRERLLGLLDLYGIGFALAQLGADPQLGTGELVRRLVHASGFPRLRQTLDQTLRWRADAIKAGWALARLERVAGHESDPRDREALRGATERLLRDPAYHRLRLLEVAQRVATGAVPLPVAWEQELTRLATSEDARWILRLPHATAPELAAAAVEAANRWRVYAVAGAGPAQSRVAQVAHRGFHLLAQAVREQA, from the coding sequence TTGAAAGCCGGAAAGTCGACACTCGTCAACGCGTTGATCGGGCGCCGGGTGGCGCCCACCGCGGTCGGTGAGTGCACCCGGGTGGTCACACGGTTCCGTTACGGGCCCGCCGACCGGGTCGACGTGGTGCGCCGCGACGGCACCCGGTCGAGCCTGCCGCTGGGTGACGACGGCATGATTCCGCAGCGTCTCGGGGTCGGCGCCGCGCAGGTCGCGTACGTCGACGTGATGCTGACCAGTGAGAAGCTGCGCGACCTGACGGTGGTCGACACGCCCGGTCTGGCGTCGACCGACACGCAGGTCAGTGCCCGCGCTGCGGCCGAGCTCGGTGAGACCACCGCGCCGTTCGACGCCGACATCGACGCCGACTCCGCTTCCGAGGTCGCCGCGGCCGAGGCTGTCGTCTACGTCTTCACGCAGGCCGTCCGGGCCGACGACGTGCGGGCGCTGGAGGCTTTCCGGACGAGTTCCGCCCGGTTGGCGAGCAGCCCGATCAACGCCCTGGGGGTGTTCGGCAAGATCGACACCCTGGTCGGCGGGGCCGGGGATCCGTGGCCGGTCGCCGGTCCGCTCGCCGAGCAGCAGGCGGCGCTGCTGGCCCGTACGGTGTCGGAGGTCGTGCCGGTTGTCGGTCTGCTGGCCGAGACCGGGGAGGCCGGGAGGCTGACGGCCGCCGACTGTGCCGCCCTCAAGGAGCTGTCCGTGCTGCCCGCCGCCGAGCTGCGAGTGCTGCTCGCCTCGGTCGACCTGTTCCGCACCCGGCCCGGCCCGGTCGGAGCGCAGCGCCGCGAACGTCTGCTCGGGCTCCTCGACCTGTACGGCATCGGTTTTGCCCTGGCCCAGCTCGGCGCCGACCCGCAGCTGGGCACCGGCGAGCTGGTCCGCCGGCTGGTGCACGCGTCGGGTTTCCCCCGGCTGCGGCAGACCCTCGACCAGACGCTGCGCTGGCGGGCCGACGCGATCAAGGCCGGCTGGGCGCTGGCCCGGCTCGAGCGGGTCGCCGGGCACGAGAGCGACCCCCGCGACCGTGAGGCGCTGCGCGGCGCCACCGAACGCCTGCTCCGCGATCCGGCCTATCACCGGTTGCGGTTGCTGGAGGTCGCCCAGCGGGTAGCGACCGGCGCTGTGCCGTTGCCGGTCGCCTGGGAGCAGGAGCTGACCCGCCTGGCGACCTCCGAGGACGCCCGGTGGATCCTGCGGCTGCCGCACGCCACCGCGCCCGAGCTGGCCGCGGCCGCGGTCGAGGCCGCGAACCGCTGGCGGGTCTACGCGGTCGCCGGTGCCGGTCCCGCGCAGTCGCGGGTGGCGCAGGTCGCTCACCGCGGTTTCCATCTGCTGGCCCAGGCCGTCCGGGAGCAGGCATGA
- a CDS encoding VOC family protein, whose product MKWITGFLDTPSRVAEPFWEAITGAGLSPRRGPGGEFATLLPDDGDAYLRVQVVGDGPPRSHLDLHVEDVPAQARRVSALGATVVLDDGELVVLRSPAGLVFCLVPWHGEQVRPAGGRSLVDQMCLDLPHAVFDAEADFWSAVTGFERRPGSLPEFDFLVRPDGMPLRLLLQRVGGDEAGMHLDLACDDRPAEVARHVELGATVVRSEPRWTTLRDPAGRVYCITDRPVGRG is encoded by the coding sequence ATGAAGTGGATCACCGGTTTTCTGGACACACCGTCGCGGGTCGCCGAGCCGTTCTGGGAGGCGATCACCGGTGCCGGGTTGTCGCCCCGGCGCGGGCCCGGCGGCGAGTTCGCGACGCTGCTGCCCGACGACGGTGACGCGTACCTGCGGGTGCAGGTCGTCGGGGACGGCCCGCCGCGCAGCCACCTGGACCTGCACGTCGAGGACGTGCCGGCGCAGGCCCGGCGGGTGAGCGCGCTGGGCGCGACGGTCGTGCTGGACGACGGTGAGCTCGTGGTGCTGCGCTCCCCGGCCGGTCTGGTGTTCTGCCTGGTGCCCTGGCACGGCGAGCAGGTCCGGCCCGCCGGCGGCCGCAGCCTGGTCGACCAGATGTGCCTGGACCTCCCGCACGCCGTCTTCGACGCCGAGGCGGACTTCTGGTCGGCGGTCACCGGCTTCGAGCGCCGGCCGGGCTCCCTGCCCGAGTTCGACTTCCTGGTACGCCCGGACGGGATGCCCCTGCGGCTGCTGCTGCAACGTGTCGGCGGCGACGAGGCCGGCATGCACCTGGACCTGGCCTGCGACGACCGGCCGGCCGAGGTCGCGCGGCACGTGGAACTGGGCGCGACGGTGGTGCGGTCGGAGCCGCGCTGGACGACGCTGCGGGACCCGGCGGGACGCGTCTACTGCATCACCGACCGCCCGGTGGGGCGTGGCTGA
- a CDS encoding DUF1062 domain-containing protein, whose translation MVSEVGLPAIVKACVSCRSTRHRPTGKIRVNANHKLLDVWLLICCELCGRTSKVPVHERVNVRALDHERLVKFHDNDPAVVRQLTMDATLAQRAGYQLDWTGTWRLDTDMPFYDLQRGDAAPHEVIVRFELPAPVRVEKLLTAGFGLSRPAVRGLVDSGRIRLPLPVYAKAREDFTFVVVTASPEHA comes from the coding sequence GTGGTCAGCGAGGTCGGACTGCCGGCCATCGTGAAGGCCTGCGTGTCGTGCAGGTCCACCCGTCACCGTCCCACCGGGAAGATCCGGGTCAACGCCAACCACAAGCTGCTCGACGTGTGGCTGCTCATCTGCTGCGAGCTGTGCGGCCGTACGTCGAAGGTCCCCGTCCACGAGCGCGTCAACGTACGGGCGCTCGACCACGAGCGGTTGGTGAAGTTCCACGACAACGATCCGGCCGTGGTGCGACAACTGACCATGGATGCGACCCTCGCGCAGAGGGCCGGCTACCAGCTCGACTGGACAGGCACCTGGCGGCTGGACACCGACATGCCGTTCTACGACCTCCAGCGCGGGGACGCCGCGCCGCACGAGGTCATCGTCAGGTTCGAACTCCCGGCACCGGTCCGGGTCGAGAAGCTGCTCACCGCCGGGTTCGGCCTGAGCCGTCCGGCCGTGCGCGGCCTGGTCGACTCCGGACGCATCCGTCTGCCCCTGCCCGTCTACGCCAAGGCCCGCGAGGACTTCACCTTCGTGGTCGTCACCGCCTCACCCGAGCACGCATGA
- a CDS encoding LuxR C-terminal-related transcriptional regulator, whose amino-acid sequence MAQQDLAGLAAAHLRRPGLVMLTGAPGSGRSTLLRRIAATAPGPVYAGGGLAMLAAVPALALSRAVKARLPAHDVPLLAEAVHSRVRGGLLVLDDLQYADPATLAALPHLAEHIRVVVALRAPHRLPAETVAALRATATAWLDVLPLSPDTATDLARRAGGQLSDEALAAVVQRAGGNPLAITALSRQAGAGRGTPDTDIDQVAYAIATALADLPRPARTALAALGLLGRPAPAALLGPGADALREAGLVTEDGDGLVPVSAYFAETAAGLLDADARVDLHRALAALTPDAEAARHLAAAGDHQGAYRKALTAADRGGDRADLLLFACELPGVTVSSRVRIAAADALLSSGRPHAAARVLTTAAPLGVEADVLRGEALLQAGDPLGARAAVRPVPDASAALVVAARDRILLLADLATDPAAARDTAEKIAARYPAPPPGVAAALAAVRAAHRTPGWDTELAAAAGAGADPLTGRWSAWLLVEHLVADGRLTQAARVARESAAACAADLAYSWQTRFLAVADWSEVLQGTMIAASAAAATAPDDTPATGSSHAPRAWSSDATPAGSPPSVAATGTDMPAGTVASAAALAESVLPAGHAVPGTAGAGPAFAVPGTAGADPALAVPRAALTAQEAADRALRRAADLTDRALPADARGYAIAAAALVEADTGLLAAARGRLTAPDGHPATAWVAREAAWLDGQPDRAAQPPDLTTAGLLTGLRHITARWAAYDTGATARAAFASAFELDGPAPAIPAGLPAAARRTLTAWATGTGFTAAADGWSGTSLREQIRCLLAAGLHDTDPERAVAALLQAEHLADTAGLVVLAGRARRGLRRHHVHRDTRSPRSGTRLTRRETDVLRLVAAGEPTRRIAGQLGISAETVDTHIRAGMRKLGARTRTEAAALALTQIEASAEHPDREDGR is encoded by the coding sequence GTGGCACAGCAGGACCTGGCCGGGCTGGCCGCCGCGCATCTGCGCCGCCCCGGGCTCGTCATGCTCACCGGCGCGCCCGGATCCGGCCGCTCCACGCTCCTGCGGCGCATCGCGGCCACCGCACCGGGACCCGTGTACGCCGGGGGCGGGCTGGCGATGCTGGCCGCCGTACCGGCCCTGGCGTTGTCGAGGGCCGTCAAGGCCCGCCTGCCCGCCCACGACGTGCCGCTGCTGGCCGAGGCGGTGCACTCCCGGGTCCGCGGCGGCCTGCTCGTCCTCGACGACCTGCAGTACGCCGACCCCGCCACCCTGGCCGCCCTGCCGCACCTGGCCGAGCACATCCGCGTGGTCGTCGCCCTGCGCGCCCCGCACCGCCTGCCCGCCGAGACGGTCGCGGCGCTGCGGGCGACCGCGACGGCCTGGCTCGACGTGCTCCCGCTGTCACCGGACACGGCGACGGACCTGGCCCGCCGCGCGGGTGGCCAGCTCAGCGACGAGGCCCTCGCCGCCGTCGTCCAGCGCGCCGGCGGCAACCCGCTGGCCATCACCGCCCTCTCCCGGCAGGCCGGCGCCGGCCGCGGCACCCCCGACACCGACATCGACCAGGTCGCCTACGCGATCGCCACGGCCCTGGCCGACCTGCCCCGTCCCGCCCGCACCGCGCTGGCGGCGCTCGGCCTGCTCGGCCGTCCCGCCCCGGCCGCCCTGCTCGGCCCGGGTGCCGACGCCCTGCGCGAGGCCGGACTGGTCACCGAGGACGGCGACGGCCTGGTGCCGGTGTCGGCGTACTTCGCAGAGACCGCCGCCGGCCTCCTCGACGCCGACGCACGTGTCGACCTGCACCGGGCACTGGCCGCCCTCACCCCGGACGCCGAAGCCGCCCGGCACCTCGCCGCGGCCGGGGACCACCAGGGCGCGTACCGGAAGGCACTGACCGCAGCCGACCGCGGCGGCGACCGCGCCGACCTGCTGCTCTTCGCCTGCGAACTGCCCGGCGTGACGGTCAGCTCCCGCGTGCGGATCGCTGCCGCCGACGCCCTGCTGTCCTCCGGGCGCCCCCACGCCGCCGCCCGGGTCCTGACCACCGCCGCACCGCTGGGCGTCGAAGCGGACGTGCTGCGCGGCGAGGCCCTGCTGCAGGCCGGCGACCCGCTGGGTGCCCGCGCGGCCGTACGCCCGGTCCCTGACGCCTCGGCCGCCTTGGTCGTCGCCGCCCGCGACCGGATCCTCCTGCTCGCCGACCTGGCCACCGACCCCGCCGCCGCCCGCGACACCGCCGAGAAGATCGCCGCCCGCTACCCGGCACCGCCACCCGGTGTGGCCGCAGCCCTGGCCGCCGTCCGCGCCGCACACCGCACACCCGGCTGGGACACCGAGCTCGCCGCAGCCGCCGGGGCGGGGGCGGACCCGCTGACCGGCCGCTGGAGCGCCTGGCTCCTCGTCGAACACCTCGTGGCTGACGGCCGCCTGACGCAGGCCGCCCGGGTCGCCCGGGAGTCGGCCGCGGCGTGCGCGGCCGACCTGGCCTACAGCTGGCAGACCCGCTTCCTGGCCGTCGCCGACTGGTCCGAGGTCCTCCAGGGCACGATGATCGCCGCCTCGGCCGCCGCAGCGACAGCACCCGACGACACCCCCGCCACCGGCTCCTCGCACGCCCCGCGGGCCTGGTCATCGGACGCCACGCCGGCCGGGTCGCCGCCGTCGGTCGCGGCCACCGGAACTGACATGCCCGCCGGGACTGTGGCGTCGGCTGCGGCCCTGGCCGAATCGGTCCTGCCCGCTGGGCATGCCGTGCCGGGCACGGCCGGAGCCGGTCCCGCTTTCGCTGTGCCGGGCACGGCTGGAGCCGATCCCGCTCTTGCTGTGCCGCGCGCGGCCCTCACGGCGCAGGAAGCAGCCGACCGGGCCCTGCGCCGCGCCGCCGACCTCACCGACCGGGCCCTGCCCGCCGACGCCCGCGGGTACGCGATCGCCGCCGCAGCCCTGGTCGAGGCCGACACCGGCCTGCTCGCCGCCGCCCGCGGCCGGCTCACCGCCCCCGACGGGCATCCGGCGACCGCCTGGGTGGCCCGCGAAGCCGCCTGGCTCGACGGCCAGCCCGACCGCGCCGCACAACCCCCCGACCTCACCACCGCGGGCCTGCTCACCGGTCTGCGGCACATCACCGCCCGGTGGGCGGCCTACGACACCGGGGCGACCGCACGGGCGGCGTTCGCGTCGGCGTTCGAGCTGGACGGTCCGGCACCGGCGATCCCGGCGGGTCTGCCCGCCGCGGCCCGGCGCACCCTCACCGCCTGGGCGACCGGCACCGGCTTCACCGCGGCCGCCGACGGCTGGTCGGGCACCTCCCTGCGTGAACAGATCCGCTGCCTGCTCGCCGCCGGCCTCCACGACACCGACCCCGAACGCGCCGTCGCCGCCCTCCTCCAGGCCGAACACCTCGCCGACACCGCCGGCCTGGTCGTCCTGGCCGGCCGGGCCCGCCGAGGCCTGCGCCGCCACCACGTTCACCGCGACACCCGCAGCCCCCGCTCCGGCACCCGCCTGACCCGCCGGGAGACCGACGTGCTGCGCCTGGTCGCCGCCGGAGAGCCGACCCGCCGCATCGCGGGCCAGCTCGGCATCTCGGCCGAGACCGTCGACACCCACATCCGGGCCGGCATGCGCAAACTCGGCGCCCGCACCCGAACGGAGGCAGCCGCCCTGGCCCTGACCCAGATCGAAGCGTCCGCGGAACACCCCGACCGTGAGGATGGCCGGTGA
- a CDS encoding M55 family metallopeptidase — protein sequence MKVLISADLEGISGIVHPTETNPGGYDYERGRALMTAEVNAAVAGVLEAVPAAQVLVADAHGTFRNLLPEELDRRARLVRGKPRPLGMMAGLDDTTDAVLFVGYHARAGSGPSVLAHTIGDGVLDIRVDGRSLGEIGLNAALAGHHGAPVVLLSGDDTACAELLELVPSAATVAVKQAVGQAATIALHPEEARDQLHRAAAKAVRRHDQVPLVTFPGPLKVEIDLYGPYTVDVATLIPGVSRAPGARTIGFTAADVAEAYRLVQLVTQLALLKPG from the coding sequence ATGAAGGTGCTGATCTCAGCCGACCTGGAGGGCATCTCCGGGATCGTGCATCCGACGGAGACCAACCCGGGTGGCTACGACTACGAGCGTGGTCGTGCCCTGATGACCGCCGAGGTCAACGCCGCGGTGGCGGGTGTGCTCGAAGCCGTGCCGGCCGCGCAGGTCCTGGTCGCCGACGCGCACGGCACGTTCCGTAATCTGCTGCCCGAGGAGCTGGACCGCCGGGCGCGTCTGGTGCGGGGCAAGCCGCGCCCGCTGGGGATGATGGCCGGTCTCGACGACACCACCGATGCGGTGCTGTTCGTCGGCTACCACGCCCGGGCAGGGTCGGGGCCGAGCGTGCTGGCCCACACGATCGGCGACGGTGTCCTCGACATCCGTGTCGACGGCCGGTCGCTGGGGGAGATCGGCCTGAACGCCGCCCTGGCCGGCCATCACGGCGCGCCCGTGGTGCTCCTCAGTGGTGACGACACCGCGTGTGCGGAACTGCTCGAGCTGGTGCCGTCCGCGGCCACGGTCGCCGTGAAGCAGGCCGTCGGGCAGGCCGCCACGATCGCGTTGCACCCCGAGGAGGCCCGTGACCAGCTGCACCGGGCCGCCGCCAAAGCCGTACGCCGCCACGATCAGGTGCCGCTGGTGACTTTCCCCGGCCCGTTGAAGGTCGAGATCGACCTGTACGGGCCGTACACCGTGGACGTGGCGACGCTGATTCCCGGGGTGAGCCGCGCGCCGGGCGCCCGCACGATCGGCTTCACCGCGGCGGACGTCGCTGAGGCGTACCGGCTGGTGCAGCTGGTGACGCAGTTAGCGCTGCTCAAGCCCGGCTGA
- a CDS encoding dynamin family protein, protein MSLAKDLDTAVRDALAAVRAADPDAGAELADLRRRQLTRPSIVLVGETKRGKSSLLNALLGVPDLSPVDAAVATATYLHFTPGSPAAAVAYVPGAPEPVDVDVADLAAWATGRDVPGGGRAPRRIEITHPAPLLQYVSLLDTPGVGGLDPAHTAVALDAVERATALLFVADASAPLSQPELDFLVAASERIDVVVFALTKVDAFPGWRRIADDNRALLRARAPRFADAPWFPVSARLAELALSVPAGEQAALVEASRIAELQHALVELAGRGHQLQLANVLRAARGELARLEAAAAARLQASEADPAEVARVRAQRSALAARKRTESRQWALLLSTETQRARVEVVGMLRTRIAAVQQDFGTRIDTARGEALTALPDQVDAELQAVAVRLSDDLQATFRQVGERVLAQVFDDEELAAVLDRLNATLRHALGAGPAREGSGDNMLIALSAGGIAFMAGRGAIFGASVFGVGSAVAGGLLIPVAGLGLGLAAGGYVLYRRRVQSDRLQARTWLREVLGEARAALSDEISYRFTDLQYALGVAVDDAVERRLRELDAHIADIDAAAAEDAAGRAKRRTQATADLATVRGRIRQVDETLARARTLSPAPADDDGQELA, encoded by the coding sequence ATGAGCCTCGCCAAAGACCTCGACACCGCCGTGCGGGACGCGCTGGCCGCCGTCCGGGCCGCGGACCCCGACGCGGGGGCCGAGCTGGCCGATCTGCGCCGCCGGCAGCTGACCCGGCCGTCGATCGTGCTCGTCGGTGAGACCAAGCGTGGCAAGAGCTCGCTGCTCAACGCCTTGCTCGGGGTGCCGGACCTGTCGCCTGTGGACGCCGCGGTCGCCACGGCCACCTACCTGCATTTCACGCCGGGGTCACCGGCGGCTGCCGTGGCCTACGTGCCGGGCGCGCCGGAGCCGGTCGACGTGGACGTCGCCGACCTGGCCGCCTGGGCCACCGGTCGTGACGTGCCCGGCGGCGGACGGGCACCGCGCCGGATCGAGATCACCCACCCGGCGCCGCTGCTGCAGTACGTGAGCCTGCTCGACACTCCCGGCGTCGGCGGCCTCGACCCGGCACACACCGCGGTCGCTCTCGACGCGGTCGAGCGGGCCACCGCGCTGCTGTTCGTCGCGGACGCGTCCGCGCCGCTGTCGCAGCCCGAGCTCGACTTCCTGGTCGCCGCCAGCGAACGCATCGACGTGGTCGTGTTCGCGCTGACGAAGGTCGACGCGTTCCCCGGCTGGCGGCGCATCGCCGACGACAACCGGGCGTTGCTCCGGGCGCGGGCGCCGCGGTTCGCCGACGCACCCTGGTTCCCGGTGTCGGCGCGGCTGGCCGAGCTGGCCCTGAGCGTGCCCGCCGGAGAGCAGGCCGCGCTGGTCGAGGCGTCCCGCATCGCCGAGCTGCAGCACGCCCTGGTCGAGCTGGCCGGTCGCGGTCACCAGCTGCAGCTCGCCAACGTGCTGCGGGCCGCCCGCGGTGAGCTGGCCCGCCTGGAGGCGGCCGCCGCCGCCCGGTTGCAGGCCAGCGAGGCCGATCCGGCCGAGGTCGCCCGCGTACGCGCCCAGCGGTCCGCCCTCGCCGCCCGCAAGCGCACCGAGTCGCGGCAGTGGGCGCTGTTGCTCAGCACGGAGACGCAGCGGGCGCGGGTCGAGGTCGTGGGCATGCTGCGCACCCGGATCGCCGCGGTGCAGCAGGACTTCGGCACCCGCATCGACACCGCCCGCGGTGAGGCCTTGACGGCCTTGCCGGACCAGGTCGACGCCGAGTTGCAGGCGGTGGCCGTCCGCCTCTCCGACGACCTGCAGGCGACGTTCCGGCAGGTCGGTGAGCGGGTCCTGGCGCAGGTCTTCGACGACGAGGAGCTCGCCGCCGTCCTGGACCGCCTCAACGCGACACTGCGGCACGCCCTCGGCGCCGGCCCGGCCCGGGAGGGTTCCGGCGACAACATGCTGATCGCCCTGTCCGCCGGCGGGATCGCCTTCATGGCCGGCCGCGGCGCGATCTTCGGCGCGTCGGTGTTCGGGGTCGGCAGCGCCGTCGCCGGTGGGCTGCTGATCCCGGTCGCCGGGCTCGGGCTGGGCCTGGCCGCCGGTGGTTACGTGCTCTACCGCCGCCGGGTGCAGTCCGACCGGCTGCAGGCGCGGACGTGGCTGCGGGAGGTGCTCGGCGAGGCCCGCGCGGCCCTGTCCGACGAGATCTCCTACCGCTTCACCGACCTCCAGTACGCCCTCGGTGTCGCCGTCGACGACGCGGTCGAACGGCGGCTGCGGGAGCTCGACGCACACATCGCGGACATCGACGCCGCCGCGGCCGAGGATGCCGCCGGACGCGCGAAACGCCGCACGCAGGCCACCGCTGACCTCGCCACGGTCCGCGGCCGGATCAGACAGGTCGACGAAACACTCGCCCGGGCACGCACTCTCAGCCCCGCGCCCGCGGACGACGACGGTCAGGAGTTGGCATGA